CTTCATGCAGATGGTGCAACTCGTCCAGTCGGTGACCTGGATCGAGAATTTCGTGAAGGATCGCCCCGGCTTCGAATATGTCCGCGCGCCGCGGCTGCTGGCGCCTCTGGCGGCACTCCTGCGCTCGCGCGGGAAGCGGATGCAGATCTCGTCCACCAGCTCGCGCACCATCCTCGACTCGGTCGGCACCCGGCTCGACGAGTCCCGCGACATCACCCACTACCTCGCCAGCCTGCTGATCTTCCTTGGCCTGCTCGGCACCTTCTATGGCCTGGCCACCACGGTGCCCGCGCTGGTGCAGACGATCCGCTCGCTCGCCCCGGACGAGGGGCAGAGCGGCGTGGAGCTCTTCGGCGAGCTGATGGAGGGCTTCGAGGGCCAGCTTGGCGGCATGGGAACGGCGTTTTCCTCGTCGCTTCTCGGCCTTGCCGGGTCGCTCGTTGTCGGGCTTCTCGTGCTGTTCACGAGCCACGGCCAGAACCGCTTCTATGGCCAGCTCGAGGAATGGTTGTCCTCCTTCACCCGCCTCACCCCGGCCGGGGTCGAGGGCGAGGGCGGCGAGACCTCGATGGTCGCGGGCGTGCTCGAGCAGATGATCCAGCAGATGGACCGCATGCAGGAGCTGCATGCCCAGGCCGACGTGAGCCGCGATCTGGTGAACGCGCGGATGGCCGATCTTGCCACCGCCGTGGCGCGGCTTGCCGACCGGATCGACGCGCAGTCGAACGGGCAGGCGGCGCTGCTCGAACGCGTGGCGGGGGGGCAGGAACGTCTGGTCGCGGCGCTCGGCGGGGCCGAAGCCTCGGCCTTCGCCGACGCCGAGGCCCGGATGCGGTTGCGGTCGATCGACGTGCAACTGCTGCGGATCCTGGAGGAAATCGCCGCCGGCCGGCAGGAAAGCGTCTCGGACCTGCGCAGCGATCTGGCGGCCCTGACCGCGGCGGTGCGCCAGTTGTCGCGCAGCGCCGTGGCGCGGAGCTAGGTCATGGCCCTCGTGCGGCGCAACGGACGGCGGGAGTCCAACATCTGGCCCGGCTTCGTCGATGCGTTGACGGCGCTTCTGCTGGTGCTGATGTTCGTGCTCACCATCTTCATGGTGATCCAGTCCGTGCTGCGCGAGACGATCACCACGCAGGACACCGAGTTGGACAGCCTGACCGGCCAGCTTTCCGACTTTGCCGATGCGCTGGGGCTGGAACGGCAGAAGACGGCTCAGCTGACTTCGGCGGTGGATGCCGCGCGGGCCGAGGGCGAGCGACAGGCCGCAACCATTGCCACGCTGACTGCCACGCTTGCGGCGCGGGAAGGCGATCTGGCCGCCGCCCAAGGCCGGATCGCTACCTTCGAGGAGCAGGTGGCGACGCTTCTGGCTGAGCGCGATCGCGCGCGGGGCGAGGCCACGAGCCTGACCGCCCGGCTCGAGGATCTGCAGGCTGCACAGGCGAAGCTTCTCACCGAGCAGGAGGCGATGCAGCTGGCCCTCGCCTCGGCGCGATCCGAGGTCGACGCGCAGGCCGAGGCGGCGCGGCTGGCCGCGGCCCGGCGCGAGGCGTTGGAGGCGCTGGTGGCCGAGCTTCGCGGCAAGGCGGCCGAGACCGAGCGGAAGCTCTCCGAGCAGGAGGCCGAGCGTCTGGCCGATGCAATGGCGGCCGAGGCGCTGCGCGAGCGGCTGAAGTCCTCCGAGACCGAGCTGACCGCGATGACGCTGGCGCTGGAGGAACAGCGCCGGAAGGCCGAGGAGACGCTGACCCTGCTGGCGGCGGCGCGCACCGAGGCGGCCCGCGCGGCGGGCGAGGGCGACAGCCGGGCGGCGGCGCTGGCGGCGGCGCGGGATGCGCTGGCCCGCGAGGAGACGAAGGGCGCCGAGGCCGCGCGCCGCGTCGCGCTGCTGAACGAGCAGGTCGCCGCGCTTCGGGCGCAGCTCGGCTCGCTGCAGGGCCTGCTGGATGCGGCAGCCGCGCAGGACAAGGCGGCGAAGGTGCAGCTCGAGAGCCTCGGGACGCAGCTCAACGCGGCGTTGGCAAAGGTTGCGGCCGAGCAGAAGCGGCGGGCCGAGCTGGAAGAGGCCGAACGCAAGCGGCTGGAGGCGCAGACGAAGGACCTCGAACGCTTCCGGTCCGAGTTCTTCGGCCAGCTCAGCCAGGTGCTGGCCGGGCGCGAGGGCGTGCGGGTGGTCGGCGACCGGTTCGTCTTCTCGTCCGAGGTGCTGTTCCAGGCGGGCTCCGCAAATCTCGTGCCCGAGGGACGCGCGCAGATCTCCGGGGTGGCGCGCACGCTGAACGAGATCCGCGATCAGATCCCCGAGGGGATCGACTGGATCATCCGGGTTGACGGGCACACCGATGACGTGCCGCTTTCCGGCTTCGGCGAGTTCCGCGACAACTGGGAGCTGAGTTCCGCCCGTGCGCTTTCGGTCGTGCGCTACATGCAGCAGACGCTGGGCTTTCCACCGTCGCGGCTGGCCGCAACCGGCTTCGGCGAATATCGCCCTGTCGCATTGGGCGGAACTCCCGAAGCCCGCGCCCAGAACCGGCGCATCGAGCTGAAGCTGACGGAACGCTAGCCGGCGCCAAGAGTGTGATGGACAGGCCGCACCCTCCGCGGGCCGACCGGACACTGGCCACGGCGATCTGACAGGGAAGCGCCTGCGGCAACCGTCGCCGTGCAAGCCTCGGTGTGCGCGCATGAGGCCTGCCGCGGATCGGGCCGATCCGCGTCCTGCCGCCAGCGGGCCGCCCGATGACGGACGGATTGACCCCCCATTCCCGCATTGCGCTACCGTCGCTTTCGCAGGGCGTTGAAGCGTGACGCGAGGCAAGGCCTTCGAGAATGCAGACTGAAGAAGGGCGGGGTTTCCCCCGCCCTATTATCCGATCAGTCCGCAGTCAGCAGCGGCGGCTTGGAGCCGGTCAATCTCGGCTTCGGCTCCTCGATCTGCAGGTCGATCGCATCGTCCTTCACGCCCACCTTGACGAGGCCACCCTTCACCAGCCGGCCAAAGAGAAGTTCCTCGGCCAGCGGCTTCTTGATGTTTTCCTGGATCACGCGGCCCAGGGGGCGCGCGCCCATCTTGTCGTCATAGCCCTTTTCACCCAGCCAGGCGGCGGCTTCGGGCGAAAGTTCGATATGCACGCCGCGGTCCATGAGCTGGGCCTCGAGTTGCAGCACGAACTTCTCGACCACCTGAAGGATGATCTCCTTGCCGAGCGGCGCGAAGGAAATCACCGCGTCCAGACGGTTGCGGAACTCCGGCGTGAAGGTCCGCTCGATCGCGGCGGTATCCTCGCCCGAGCGGCGGTCGCGGCCGAAGCCGATCGCCGATTTCGCCAGTTCCGCCGCGCCTGCGTTCGACGTCATGATCAGGATCACGTTGCGGAAGTCCACCGATCGGCCGTTGTGGTCGGTCAGCTTGCCGTGGTCCATCACCTGCAGCAGGATGTTGTAGACATCCGGGTGGGCCTTCTCGATCTCGTCGAGCAGCAGCACGCAATGCGGGTGCTGGTCCACACCGTCCGTCAACATCCCGCCTTGATCGAAGCCGACATAGCCCGGAGGCGCACCGATCAGGCGCGAGACGGCATGCTTCTCCATGTATTCCGACATGTCGAAGCGAAGCAGTTCCACGCCGAGGATCGATGCGAGTTGCTTGGCGACCTCGGTCTTGCCCACGCCGGTCGGACCCGCGAAGAGGTAGTTGCCGATCGGCTTCTCCGGCTCGCGCAGGCCGGCCCGGGCCAGCTTGATGGCAGAGGACAGCGCCTCGATGGCCTTGTCCTGACCGAACACCACCCGCTTGAGGGTCTTCTCCAGATCCCGCAGCACTTCGGCGTCGTCCTTCGAAACGCTCTTCGGGGGGATGCGGGCGATCTTTGCCACCACCGCCTCGATCTCGCGCGGGCCGATGGTCTTGCGCCGCTTGCTCTCGGCCAGCAGGTGTTGGGCCGCGCCGGCCTCGTCGATCACGTCGATCGCCTTGTCCGGCAGCTTGCGGTCATGGATGTAGCGCGCCGACAGTTCCACCGCCGAACGGATCGCTTCCTGCGTGTAGCGCAGGTCGTGATGTTCCTCGAAATAGGGTTTCAGCCCCATCAGGATCTTCACGGTATCCTCGACCGACGGCTCGTTCACGTCGATCTTCTGGAACCGGCGGCTGAGCGCGCGGTCCTTCTCGAAGTGCTGGCGATACTCCTTGTAGGTGGTGGAGCCCATGCAGCGGAGCTTGCCGCCCTGAAGCGCGGGCTTCAGCAGGTTCGAGGCATCCATCGCTCCGCCCGAAGTGGCACCGGCGCCGATCACGGTATGGATCTCGTCGATGAAGAGGATCGCGTCGGGATGATCCTCCATCTCCTTCACGACGGCCTTCAGCCGCTCCTCGAAATCGCCGCGGTAGCGGGTGCCGGCGAGCAGCGCGCCCATGTCGAGCGAGAAGATCGTCGCGCGCGACAGGATCTCGGGCGTCTCGCCGTTGACGATCTTCCGGGCAAGGCCCTCCGCGATGGCGGTCTTGCCCACGCCCGGATCGCCCACCAGCAGCGGGTTGTTCTTGCGACGGCGGCAGAGCACCTGGATGCAGCGCTCGACCTCCTGCTCCCGGCCGATCAGCGGGTCCACGTCGCCCTTGCGGGCCTTCACGTTGAGGTCGACGCAATACTTGGACAACGCAGACTCCTTCGCTTCGCCAGCTTCAGCCTTCGGGGTCTCATGATGCTCCTCCGCGCCCGTGACGGGGCGGGGCTCGCCATAGGACGGGTCCTTCGCCACGCCATGCGCGATGAAGTTGACCGCGTCATACCGGGTCATGTCCTGCTCCTGCAGGAAATAGGCGGCATTCGACTCCCGTTCCGCGAAGATGGCGACGAGCACGTTGGCGCCCGTGACCTCGGTCCGGCCGGAGGACTGCACATGGATGGCGGCGCGCTGGATCACGCGCTGGAAGGCGGCCGTCGGAACGGCCTCGGAGCCTTCGACGGAGGTGACGAGGGTGGACAGGTCGTCGTCGATGAAGTCCACGAGCGTCTTGCGCAACTCGTCCAGGTCGACCGAGCAGGCCTTCATCACGCGCGAGGCGTCGGGCTCGTCGATCAGCGCCAGAAGCAGATGCTCCAGCGTGGCGAGTTCATGACGGCGGGCATTCGCAAGCGCCAGAGCGCCGTGGATGGCTTGCTCGAGAGTGGTCGAAAAAGATGGCACGATCGGGTGCTCCTGTCCTGCGGGCCGGAGGGGCGGAAGGCTCCTCCAACCTTGGCCTCGTAAGAATTAAAGTTCGGTTTTCTGTGCCGCCCTTCAAGTGTTATTTCCGGCTTCTTTCGCTTTCCGACATCCTCTTCGCAAAAAGTGATCGGCCGTCCGCACGCGCGTCAGAATTTGTCCTTCCGTGCGCGGATTTCGGCGAAAACCTCGGCATCCGGTGCATCCGGCATGCCAACCGCCGCCTTCAGCGCCGCAACATTCGCGCGAAGGAAGGGATTGGTCGCCATTTCATCCGAAAGTTGCGAGGGAACGGTCGGCCGGCCCTCCCTCCGGGCCGCGGCGATCGAGCCGGAGCGCAAGATAAGCGCGGGATTTTCGGGTTCAAGGGTGCGGGCGAAGCGTGCATTCGCCTCGGCGTATTCGTGGCCCGAACAGACCAGCGTGTCCGGCGGCAGCGCGGAAAGTTTGCGCAGGGACTGCCACATCATCGCTGGGGTGCCCTCGAAGAGCCGGCCGCAGCCGAGCGCCATCAGGCTGTCGCCCGTGAAGACAAGGGCGGAGGCCGGAAAGTGGAAGGCGATGTGGCCGACCGTGTGGCCGGGCACCTCGATCACCCGTCCTTCCTCGCTGCCGATTGTGATGCTGTCGCCCTCGCCAAGCGCCGCGTCGAGACGCGGCAGGCGGTGCGCATCCGCGGCCGCGCCGAGGACCCGGGCGCCCGTCTCGGCGCGCAGTTCGTCGACCCCGGCAACATGGTCTACGTGATGGTGGGTCAGGAGAATCCCGGACAGGGCCCAGCCGTGCCCGGCCAGCGCCGCGCGGATCGGCGCGGCATCGGGCACGTCCACGACGGCCGTCGCCCCGGTCGCGGCGTCGTGGACCAGGTAGGCGTAGTTGTCGCCGAGACAGGGCACGGTGACGAGTTCGAGCGGCATGGTTTCTTCTCCCTTTCCTTTGTAGTGTGGCGCTCGATAGTGCCCGGACAAGGCTGGCCCGCAATGCATCTCGACGTGCTCGACCTGCGCAACTTCTACTACAGGACCCCGCTCGGGCGGGTGGCGCAGCGTGCCGTGCGCGACCAGATGACGACGCTCTGGCCCGACGCCAAGGGCCAGACCGTGGCCGGCTTCGGTTTCTCGGTGCCGCTGTTGCGGCCCTACCTGTCCCAGGCGCGGCGGGTGATCGCGCTGATGCCGGGGCCGCAGGGCGTCATGCCCTGGCCCGCGGGAATGGAGAACGTCTCGGTGCTGTGCGACGAGGGCGCCTGGCCGCTTTCGACCGGGATGGTGGACAGGCTGGTGCTGATGCACGGGCTGGAAACGTCGGAGCATCCGTCCGAGGTGCTGGCCGAGGCCTGGCGGGTGCTGGGGCCGGGGGGCAGGGCGCTCTTCATCGTGCCGTCGCGCTCGGGTCTCTGGGCGCGCCGGGACGGAACCCCCTTCGGCTTCGGCCGGCCCTATTCGCTGGCCCAGCTCGAGGCCCAGTTGAAGCGGCACGACTTCACCCCCGAACGCTCGCTGGCCGCGCTGTTCGCGCCGCCGCTGCATCAGCGGTTCTGGCTGAAGACGGCGGACTTCTGGGAGGCCGGCGGACGCCGCTTCGCGCCCTGGCTGGTAGGGGGCGTGCTGATGGTCGAAGCCTCCAAGCAGGTCTATGCGCCGACCCGGTCCGGCCTGAAGGCGGTCGTGTCGAGGCCGCTGCGTGTGCTCGAGGGCCTGCCGCAGCACATGCCGGCGCCCACCAACCGCAGCCTCGACTGACCCCGGCGCGAACCGCGGCCCGACCGTTAGCGGCACCACGATTCCGTCAGTACGGCCGCCGCCACCGGTCATGTCGCCGCAGGACGCCGAGTGCTCTTGGCGGCCCGTTTCACGGGTGCCCAAAACAGCGGCAGCACGGGTGGGATCGCCAAGGAAACAAGGGCTTCTCGCGTTTCGAAGCGGCCGACCTTCTTGGTTGCGGGGCTGCAATTCCTCTGCTACACCCGCCGCGAAAGTTAAGACGCGCGGGATGTGCCTCGTGCGCCACGAAATGCCTCTGGCCTGCGGAATTCACGTCAGCGTCGGAGGCCATGATATCGAAAGGGTTGACGTGTCCGAACCGGCTTCGATTTCCTCTGGCATCGCCGCGCGCTACGCCGCCGCCATCTTCGAACTGGCGAAGGACGAAGGCGCCCTTCCCGCGCTGGAAAGCGACATCGAGGCCATTGCGGCCGCCTGGGGTGAAAGCGCGGACCTGCGCGATCTCGCCACCTCGCCGGTCTACAGCCGCGCCGAGCAGGAGGCCGCCATCGCCGCGGTCGCCGGGAAGATGGGCATCTCGGCCCTGACTGCCAACCTGCTGGCGCTCATGGCGTCGAACCGTCGCCTGTTCGTGCTGCCGCAGCTCATCTCGGACATCCGCGCGCGCATCGCCGCCGAGAAGGGCGAGATCACCGCCGAAGTCACCGCCGCCGCGCCGCTTTCGGCCGAGCAGGCCGCCCGCCTCGCCGCCACGCTGAAGGCGCGCGCCGGCAAGGACGTGAAACTGAAAACCACCGTCGATGAAAGCCTCATCGGCGGCCTCGTCGTCAAGCTGGGCTCCTCCATGATCGACACCTCGGTCAAGGCACGGCTCGCAGCTCTCCAGAATGCAATGAAAGAGGTCGGATAAATGGGTATCCAAGCTGCTGAGATCTCTGCGATCCTCAAGGAGCAGATCAAGAACTTCGGCCAGGCTGCCGAAGTCGCCGAAGTGGGGCGCGTTCTCTCGGTGGGCGACGGGATTGCCCGCGTTCATGGCCTCGACAACGTCCAGGCCGGCGAGATGGTCGAGTTCCCCGGTGGCATCCGCGGCATGGCGCTCAACCTCGAAGTCGACAACGTCGGCGTCGTGATCTTCGGCGACGACCGCTCGATCAAGGAAGGCGACACCGTCAAGCGCACCAAGTCCATCGTGGACGTGCCGGCCGGTGACGCGCTGCTCGGCCGCGTGGTTGACGGCCTTGGCAACCCGATCGACGGCAAGGGCCCGATCGCGGCGACCGAGCGTCGCGTGGCCGACGTGAAGGCCCCGGGCATCATCCCGCGCAAGGGCGTGCACGAGCCGATGGCGACCGGCCTCAAGTCGGTGGACGCCATGATCCCGATCGGCCGCGGCCAGCGCGAGCTGATCATCGGCGACCGCCAGACCGGCAAGACCGCGATCGCGCTCGACACGATCCTGAACCAGAAGTCCTACAACGAGGCCGCCGGTTCGGACGAGAGCAAGAAGCTCTACTGCATCTACGTCGCGATCGGCCAGAAGCGCTCGACCGTGGCGCAGCTGGTGAAGAAGCTGGAAGAAACCGGCGCCATCGCCTACACCATCGTCGTGGCCGCGACCGCCTCGGACCCGGCGCCGATGCAGTTCCTCGCGCCCTATTCGGCCACCGCCATTGCGGAATACTTCCGCGACAACGGCCGCCACGCGCTGATCATCTACGATGACCTCTCGAAGCAGGCCGTGGCCTACCGCCAGATGTCGCTGCTGCTCCGCCGTCCGCCGGGGCGTGAAGCCTACCCGGGCGACGTGTTCTACCTCCACTCGCGCCTGCTGGAGCGTTCGGCCAAGCTGAACAAGGAGCATGGCTCGGGCTCGCTGACCGCGCTGCCGATCATCGAGACCCAGGGCGGCGACGTGTCGGCCTTCATCCCGACGAACGTGATCTCGATCACCGACGGCCAGATCTTCCTTGAGACCGAACTGTTCTACCAAGGCATCCGTCCGGCCGTGAACACCGGTCTCTCGGTGTCGCGCGTGGGCTCCTCGGCCCAGACCGACGCGATGAAGTCGGTCGCCGGCCCGGTGAAGCTGGAACTGGCGCAGTATCGCGAGATGGCGGCCTTCGCGCAGTTCGGCTCGGACCTCGACGCCTCGACCCAGGCGCTCTTGAACCGCGGCGCCCGCCTGACGGAGCTGATGAAGCAGCCGCAATACGCGCCGCTGACCAACGCCGAGATCGTCTGCGTGATCTTCGCCGGCACCAAGGGCTATCTCGACAAGGTTCCGGTGAAGGAAGTCGGCCGCTGGGAGCAGGGCCTGCTGAAGTACCTGCGCACCAACGCCAAGGACCTGCTGGCCGACATCACCAACAACGACCGCAAGGTCAAGGGTGAGCTGGAAGACAAGATCCGCGCGGCTCTCGACGCCTACGCCAAAGACTTCGCCTGAGGGCGGGGCAGGGGAGATAACGGATGCCCAGCCTCAAGGACCTGAAGAACAGGATCGGAAGCGTCAAGAACACGCGGAAGATCACCAAGGCCATGCAGATGGTCGCGGCGGCCAAGCTCCGCCGCGCCCAGGAGGCTGCCGAGGCCGCCCGTCCTTATGCCGAGCGGATGACCGCCGTCATGACGGCGCTCGCGGGCTCCGCCGGCTCTTCCGACAGCGCGCCGCGTCTCCTTGCGGGGACCGGCAGCGACAAGGTGCACCTGCTGGTGGTGATGACCGCCGAGCGTGGCCTCTGCGGCGGCTTCAACTCGTCGATCGTCCGGCTTGCCCGGGCGACGGCGAACCGGCTGCTTGCGGATGGCAAGACGGTAAAGATCCTCACCGTCGGCAAGAAGGGCCGCGAGCAGCTTCGCCGCGACCTCGGCCAGCACTTCATCGGCCATGTGGACCTCTCGGAGGTCAAGCGCATGGGCTACTCGGTGGCGCAGGGCATCGCGCGCGACGTGCTCGACCGGTTCGAGAACGACGAGTTCGACGTGGCGACGATCTTCTTCGCCCGCTTCCAGTCCGTGATCGCGCAGGTGCCGACGGCGCAGCAGGTGATCCCTGCCGTGTTCGAGGGCGAGGGCGGGATCTCGTCGTTCTACGAATACGAGCCGTCCGAGGAAGGCATCCTGGCCGACCTCCTGCCGCGCGGTGTCGCGACGCAGATCTTCACGGCGCTGCTCGAGAACGGTGCGTCCGAGCAAGGCGCCCGGATGTCGGCGATGGACAACGCGACGCGCAACGCGGGCGACATGATCAACCGGTTGACCATCCAGTACAACCGGTCGCGTCAGGCCGCGATCACCAAAGAGCTCATTGAAATCATCTCGGGCGCCGAGGCGCTCTGATCCGACGGAGATACGACATGGCAACAGCATCCCAAGGCAAGGTGACGCAGGTCATCGGCGCCGTCGTGGACGTGCAGTTCGACGGCAGCCTTCCGGCCATCCTGAACGCGCTCGAAACCGAGAACAACGGCAAGCGGCTGGTGCTGGAAGTGGCCCAGCACCTCGGCGAGAACACCGTGCGGACCATCGCCATGGACGCGACCGAGGGGCTCGTTCGCGGCGCCCCGGTGTCCGACCTCGGCGCGCCGATCTCGGTGCCGGTGGGTGACGCCACCCTCGGCCGCATCCTGAACGTCATCGGCGAGCCGGTGGACGAGAAGGGCCCGGTCGCCGCGACCCAGACCCGCGCGATCCACCAGCCGGCGCCGGAATTCGCCGAGCAGTCCACGACCTCGGAAATCCTCGTCACCGGCATCAAGGTGATCGACCTCCTCGCCCCCTACTCGAAGGGCGGCAAGATCGGCCTGTTCGGCGGCGCCGGCGTGGGCAAGACCGTTCTGATCATGGAACTGATCAACAACATCGCCAAGGTGCACTCGGGCTACTCCGTGTTCGCCGGCGTGGGCGAGCGGACCCGTGAAGGGAACGACCTCTACCATGAAATGATCGAATCCGGCGTCATCAAGATCGACAACCTGTCGGAGTCGAAGGTGGCGCTGGTCTACGGCCAGATGAACGAGCCTCCGGGGGCGCGCGCCCGCGTCGCGCTGACCGGCCTGACACTGGCCGAGCAGTTCCGCGACCAGTCGGGGACGGACGTGCTGTTCTTCGTGGACAACATCTTCCGCTTCACCCAGGCGGGTTCGGAAGTGTCGGCGCTTCTCGGCCGTATCCCTTCGGCCGTGGGCTACCAGCCGACGCTCGCCACCGACATGGGCGCGCTGCAGGAGCGGATCACCTCGACGAAAGCCGGCTCGATCACTTCGGTGCAGGCGATCTACGTGCCGGCCGACGACCTCACCGACCCGGCTCCGGCGACCTCGTTCGCCCACCTCGACGCCACGACCGTGCTTAGCCGCGCGATCTCGGAACTCGGCATCTACCCGGCGGTGGACCCGCTCGACTCGACCTCGCGGATCCTCGACCCGCAGGTGGTGGGCCAGGAGCACTACGAGACCGCCCGCGCCGTGCAAGGGATCCTTCAGCGCTACAAGTCGCTGCAGGACATCATCGCCATCCTCGGCATGGACGAACTGTCGGAAGAGGACAAGCTGACCGTGGCCCGCGCCCGGAAGATCCAGCGCTTCCTCAGCCAGCCGTTCGACGTGGCGAAGGTGTTCACCGGCTCGGACGGCGTGCAGGTTCCGCTGGAGAAGACCATCGCCTCGTTCAAGGCCGTGGTTGCGGGCGAGTACGACCACCTGCCGGAAGCCGCCTTCTACATGGTCGGCGACATCGAGGAAGTGATCGCCAAGGCGCAGCGTCTCGCGGCGCAGGCGGCGTAAGGGGGCATCATGGCGGGAACGCTGCAATTCGACCTCGTCTCGCCGGAACGGAGGCTCGCTTCCTTTGCGGCGACCGACGTGCAGATCCCGGGATCCGAGGGTGACCTGACGGCGATGGAGGGGCATGCCCCCACCATCACCAGCCTGCGTCCCGGCATCCTGCGGGCCCATGCCACCACCGGCATGCAGTCCTTCGCCGTGACCGGCGGGTTCGCCGAGATCAACGGCACCTCGGTTTCGGTTCTGGCCGAGAAGGCGGTTCCGGTCGAGGAACTGACCGGCACCGTCATCGACGAGTTCATCGCCGAGGCGCGTGAGCTGGCCTCGGTTGCCTTGCCGGAAGACAAGGACATGGCAGAGCGCATGGTGAACGACATGATCGCGCTGAAGGTGGCCGCCGGCCACTGATCCGCGTCTGGATCGCTACGTAAGGCCCCGGATTGCCGGGGCCTTTTTCTTTGCGCCAAGCTGTCGGGGCGGGCCGCCATGAAACCCATGTCAGTCCATTCCCTCGGGATCCAGCGGGGCTCCCGCATCCTGTTCTCGGATTTCTAGGACGGTGGCCCGTTGTGGACCGGGCAGGGCCCGCGCGAGGCAAGGCAGGCGGTCAGCTTCGCCGACCGCTACCTCCAACCGCCCGCCGTCATGGTGTCGATCTCGATGTGGGATCTGGACCGGCGCAGCAACACGCGGGCCGACAACTCGGCCGAGAACGTCACGGCGGACGGGTTCGACCTCGTGTTCAGGACCTGGGGCGACACCCGCGTCGCGCGCATCCGCGCCGACTGGACGGCCCTCGGCCCGGTGCGGGACGAGGCACGCCTGGGACCTCGGCTGATGCCTCAGCCGCGCTGGTACATGCCTTCGTAGATTGGCACCAGCGTGTCGGTCTCGAACAGCGAGGACACGCTCGTGCCGCTCCAGATGTTCAGGATCGCCTGCGCGAACATCGGCGCGGTGGGCACGATGCGGATGTTCGGGGCCGAGCGGACATGGGCGCTGGGTTCGATCGAATCCGTGATGACGAGGCTTTTCATCACCGAATTCGCCACGCGTTCGACCGCCGGACCCGACAGCACGCCGTGGGTGATGTAGGAATGGACCTCGACCGCGCCATTGGCGACCAGCACCTCCGCCGCCTTGCAGAGCGTGCCGGCCGTGTCGCAGATGTCATCGACGATGATGCATTTCTTGCCGCTGACATTGCCGATCACCGTCATTTCGGCGATCTCGCCCGGCTTCTCGCGGCGCTTGTCGACGATGGCGAGCGGCGCGTTGATGCGCTTGGCGATCTCGCGCGCGCGGGCCACCCCGCCCACGTCGGGCGAGACCACCATCAGGTCCTGCATCTGGCCCTTGAAGTGATGCTCGATGTCCAGCGCAAAGACCGGCGCGGAGTAGAGGTTGTCCACCGGAATGTCGAAGAAGCCCTGGATCTGCGCCGCATGCAGGTCAAGCGTCAGGACGCGGTCGATACCCGCCTCGACGATCAGGTTCGCCACCAGCTTCGCGCTGATCGGCGTGCGCGCCTTGGCGCGGCGATCCTGCCGGGCATAGCCGAAGTAGGGGATCACCGCGGTGATCCGGTCGGCCGAGGACCGCCGCAGCGCGTCGGCGATGATCAGCAACTCCATCAGGTTGTCGTTGGCCGGGTTCGAGGTCGGTTGGATGATATACATGTCCTCGCCGCGGACGTTCTCGTAGACCTCGACGAAGATCTC
This portion of the Rhodobacter sp. CZR27 genome encodes:
- a CDS encoding biopolymer transporter ExbB gives rise to the protein MPRTAVEAAPHFTQPVRQIVMMLVVLALVAVGGAVAFATLRSIFLSNPYLNAGIGFVFLLGVATCFMQMVQLVQSVTWIENFVKDRPGFEYVRAPRLLAPLAALLRSRGKRMQISSTSSRTILDSVGTRLDESRDITHYLASLLIFLGLLGTFYGLATTVPALVQTIRSLAPDEGQSGVELFGELMEGFEGQLGGMGTAFSSSLLGLAGSLVVGLLVLFTSHGQNRFYGQLEEWLSSFTRLTPAGVEGEGGETSMVAGVLEQMIQQMDRMQELHAQADVSRDLVNARMADLATAVARLADRIDAQSNGQAALLERVAGGQERLVAALGGAEASAFADAEARMRLRSIDVQLLRILEEIAAGRQESVSDLRSDLAALTAAVRQLSRSAVARS
- a CDS encoding peptidoglycan -binding protein; this encodes MALVRRNGRRESNIWPGFVDALTALLLVLMFVLTIFMVIQSVLRETITTQDTELDSLTGQLSDFADALGLERQKTAQLTSAVDAARAEGERQAATIATLTATLAAREGDLAAAQGRIATFEEQVATLLAERDRARGEATSLTARLEDLQAAQAKLLTEQEAMQLALASARSEVDAQAEAARLAAARREALEALVAELRGKAAETERKLSEQEAERLADAMAAEALRERLKSSETELTAMTLALEEQRRKAEETLTLLAAARTEAARAAGEGDSRAAALAAARDALAREETKGAEAARRVALLNEQVAALRAQLGSLQGLLDAAAAQDKAAKVQLESLGTQLNAALAKVAAEQKRRAELEEAERKRLEAQTKDLERFRSEFFGQLSQVLAGREGVRVVGDRFVFSSEVLFQAGSANLVPEGRAQISGVARTLNEIRDQIPEGIDWIIRVDGHTDDVPLSGFGEFRDNWELSSARALSVVRYMQQTLGFPPSRLAATGFGEYRPVALGGTPEARAQNRRIELKLTER
- the clpA gene encoding ATP-dependent Clp protease ATP-binding subunit ClpA; protein product: MPSFSTTLEQAIHGALALANARRHELATLEHLLLALIDEPDASRVMKACSVDLDELRKTLVDFIDDDLSTLVTSVEGSEAVPTAAFQRVIQRAAIHVQSSGRTEVTGANVLVAIFAERESNAAYFLQEQDMTRYDAVNFIAHGVAKDPSYGEPRPVTGAEEHHETPKAEAGEAKESALSKYCVDLNVKARKGDVDPLIGREQEVERCIQVLCRRRKNNPLLVGDPGVGKTAIAEGLARKIVNGETPEILSRATIFSLDMGALLAGTRYRGDFEERLKAVVKEMEDHPDAILFIDEIHTVIGAGATSGGAMDASNLLKPALQGGKLRCMGSTTYKEYRQHFEKDRALSRRFQKIDVNEPSVEDTVKILMGLKPYFEEHHDLRYTQEAIRSAVELSARYIHDRKLPDKAIDVIDEAGAAQHLLAESKRRKTIGPREIEAVVAKIARIPPKSVSKDDAEVLRDLEKTLKRVVFGQDKAIEALSSAIKLARAGLREPEKPIGNYLFAGPTGVGKTEVAKQLASILGVELLRFDMSEYMEKHAVSRLIGAPPGYVGFDQGGMLTDGVDQHPHCVLLLDEIEKAHPDVYNILLQVMDHGKLTDHNGRSVDFRNVILIMTSNAGAAELAKSAIGFGRDRRSGEDTAAIERTFTPEFRNRLDAVISFAPLGKEIILQVVEKFVLQLEAQLMDRGVHIELSPEAAAWLGEKGYDDKMGARPLGRVIQENIKKPLAEELLFGRLVKGGLVKVGVKDDAIDLQIEEPKPRLTGSKPPLLTAD
- the gloB gene encoding hydroxyacylglutathione hydrolase; the encoded protein is MPLELVTVPCLGDNYAYLVHDAATGATAVVDVPDAAPIRAALAGHGWALSGILLTHHHVDHVAGVDELRAETGARVLGAAADAHRLPRLDAALGEGDSITIGSEEGRVIEVPGHTVGHIAFHFPASALVFTGDSLMALGCGRLFEGTPAMMWQSLRKLSALPPDTLVCSGHEYAEANARFARTLEPENPALILRSGSIAAARREGRPTVPSQLSDEMATNPFLRANVAALKAAVGMPDAPDAEVFAEIRARKDKF
- a CDS encoding methyltransferase domain-containing protein yields the protein MHLDVLDLRNFYYRTPLGRVAQRAVRDQMTTLWPDAKGQTVAGFGFSVPLLRPYLSQARRVIALMPGPQGVMPWPAGMENVSVLCDEGAWPLSTGMVDRLVLMHGLETSEHPSEVLAEAWRVLGPGGRALFIVPSRSGLWARRDGTPFGFGRPYSLAQLEAQLKRHDFTPERSLAALFAPPLHQRFWLKTADFWEAGGRRFAPWLVGGVLMVEASKQVYAPTRSGLKAVVSRPLRVLEGLPQHMPAPTNRSLD